A single window of Zea mays cultivar B73 chromosome 10, Zm-B73-REFERENCE-NAM-5.0, whole genome shotgun sequence DNA harbors:
- the LOC103640751 gene encoding uncharacterized protein — MHVLDSNPYGPEMGGTIWKNYHCIPMDLGDRKVSWARLMMSRLNLVIQNARPRSALPAFLKYPIELMNNCPTMKLGSNDCGFFVMRYMQNYDYMVGAMNVVIDPDNSEDIRSLVLHYLIFHRLNRNSFVVSHLDRFKFSQ, encoded by the exons ATGCATGTGTTAGATTCCAACCCTTATGGACCAGAGATGGGTGGGACTATCTGGAAAAATTACCATTGTATACCTATGGATTTGGGTGATAGGAAGGTTTCATGGGCCAGGTTAATGATGAGTAGGCTCAATCTAGTTATTCAAAATGCTCGACCAAGATCAGCTCTCCCTGCTTTTTTGAAGTACCCTATTGAACTCATGAATAACTGCCCAACAATGAAATTGGGGTCTAATGATTGTGGATTCTTTGTCATGAGATATATGCAGAACTACGACTACATGGTTGGAGCTATGAATGTAGTCATTGATCCG GATAATTCAGAGGACATTCGCTCTCTTGTACTGCATTACCTAATATTCCATCGACTAAATAGAAACAGCTTCGTGGTCTCCCATCTGGATAGATTCAAGTTCTCTCAGTAG